Proteins encoded by one window of Passer domesticus isolate bPasDom1 chromosome 10, bPasDom1.hap1, whole genome shotgun sequence:
- the PNKD gene encoding probable hydrolase PNKD isoform X1: MAAGPGGAAAAAAVRGLGAACLRLLRRARRAAAALMAFAAPLLFRLGYSLYARTRLGYLFYQRQVKKARERYPHGHSVPQPYCLPGVKILPIPVLSNNYSYLVIDTGSSQAAVIDPSDPLAVQAAIEEEGVMLEAIFCTHKHWDHSGGNEALCQKHSSCRVYGSALDAIPQLTNPLADREKVTVGCLTFEALATPGHTVGHMVYVLDGGPFGSPPCLFSGDLLFLAGCGRPFEGSPETMLASLDVAMGLGEDTLLWPGHEYALECLTFATLLELDNSALEEKLQWAVQQRQEKRSTCPSTLGEEQSYNPFLRTHRPELQEALGLWQGGGEDPDAFRARVLREVRRRKDLYQAT; the protein is encoded by the exons ATggccgcggggcccggcggggcggcggcggcggccgcggtgCGCGGGCTCGGGGCCGCCTGCCTGCGCCTCctccgccgcgcccgccgcgccgccgccgcgctcaTGGCCTTCGCCGCCCCGCTGCTGTTCCGCCTGGG GTACAGCCTGTACGCCCGCACACGCCTGGGCTACCTCTTCTACCAGCGGCAGGTGAAGAAGGCCCGGGAGCGGTACCCGCACGGCCACTCCGTGCCCCAGCCCTACTGCCTCCCTG GGGTGAAAATCCTGCCCATTCCCGTACTCTCCAACAACTACAGCTACCTGGTCATCGACACTGGCTCCAGCCAAGCGGCTGTCATCGACCCCTCTGACCCGCTGGCTGTGCAG gctgccatTGAAGAAGAGGGGGTGATGCTGGAGGCCATATTCTGCACACACAAACACTG GGACCACAGCGGAGGGAACGAGGCTCTGTGCCAgaagcacagctcctgcagggtgTATGGCAGCGCCCTCGACGCCATCCCACAGCTCACCAA CCCGCTTGCAGACAGGGAGAAGGTGACCGTGGGCTGCCTGACCTTTGAGGCGCTCGCCACGCCGGGCCACACCGTGGGCCACATGGTCTACGTGCTGGACGGGGGCCCCTTCGGCAGCCCCCCCTGCCTCTTCTCCGGGGACCTCCTCTTCCTCGCTGGCTGTG GCAGGCCGTTTGAGGGCTCCCCTGAGACCATGCTCGCCTCCCTGGACGTGGCCATGGGCTTGGGCGAGGACACGCTGCTGTGGCCAG GCCACGAATACGCACTGGAGTGCCTGACCTTCGCcaccctcctggagctggacAATTCCGCGCTGGAGGAGAAGCTGCAGTGGGCAGTGCAGCAGCGCCAGGAGAAGAGGAGCACG TGCCCCTCCACGCTGGGGGAAGAGCAGAGCTACAACCCCTTCCTGCGGACGCACCGGccggagctgcaggaggcactgggacTGTGGCAGGGCGGCGGGGAGGACCCCGACGCCTTCCGTGCCCGTGTCCTCAGGGAGGTGCGGAGGCGCAAGGACCTCTACCAGGCCACCTAG
- the CATIP gene encoding ciliogenesis-associated TTC17-interacting protein, with the protein MEPPPQSAQDTASVADAAAEFLSLIGLKELEWCLFAETLAVVAPPRHKAEGQWWMAAQWAPYHREGEPVQSCILVQTRFRGKQDGVPASSTLKAYVTWQLETLEQEEQECLELRPHPTEKTTHIVSHEHGMTVTKTLQQGEAEPQCHSFSYGRATLRARLLEGASLLLLRVLARRQTVPPGLVLPAIDSEGHLCTSRYCALGIQRQALGSAETEVFVIQRVLHGSTGAPAVWHSSFLPNGCLAQMVQIGSPVLMILQDESILSKPGRFEPQLPFPKEPLDWEEDKELYSYFLDRKDELQLSHAAYLQQHPEVRALLSDFLQALLLQQPHDTISFAAEFFAHQRPIGTPFASTGAASPLPNSPAGHPAANSK; encoded by the exons ATggagccccctccccagagcGCGCAGGACACCGCGAGCGTGGCGGACGCTGCTGCCGAGTTCCTGAGCCTCATCG ggctgaaggagctggagtGGTGCCTGTTTGCCGAGACGCTGGCAGTGGTGGCCCCACCAAGGCACAAGGCAGAGGGCCAGTGGTGGATGGCAGCCCAGTGGGCACCCTACCATCGGGAAGGGGAGCCGGTGCAGAGCTGCATCCTGGTGCAGACCAGGTTCCGAGGCAAGCAGGATGGTGTGCCTGCCTCCAGCACCCTCAAAG CCTATGTGACCTGGCAGCTGGAGacgctggagcaggaggagcaggagtgcCTGGAG CTCAGACCACACCCCACCGAGAAGACGACGCACATTGTGAGCCACGAGCACGGGATGACGGTCACCAAgaccctgcagcagggagag gcGGAGCCGCAGTGCCACAGCTTCTCGTACGGCCGGGCCACGCTGCGGGCGCGGCTGCTGGAGGGggccagcctgctgctgctgcgggtgCTGGCACGCCGGCAGACCGTGCCCCCCGGCCTTGTCTTGCCAGCCATCGACAGCGAGGGCCACCTGTGCACCTCCCGCTAT TGTGCCCTGGGCATCCAGCGGCAGGCGCTGGGCTCGGCAGAGACAGAGGTGTTTGTGATCCAGCGGGTCCTGCACGGCAGCACAGGCGCTCCCGCCgtgtggcacagcagcttccTGCCCAACGG GTGTCTGGCTCAGATGGTGCAGATTGGCTCCCCGGTGCTGATGATTCTACAGGATGAGTCCATCCTCAGCAAGCCAG GTAGGTTTGAGCCCCAGCTCCCCTTCCCCAAAGAGCCCCTGGACtgggaggaggacaaggagctCTACTCCTATTTCCTGGACAGGAAG GATGAGCTGCAACTCTCCCATGCTGCCTACCTCCAGCAGCACCCCGAGGTGCGGGCACTGCTGTCTGACTTCCTCCAGGCattgctcctccagcagccacaCGACACCATCTCCTTTGCTGCGGAATTCTTCGCCCACCAGCGGCCCATTGGGACCCCCTTTGCCTCCACGGGGGctgccagccccctccccaactCCCCAGCTGGCCACCCTGCAGCCAACAGCAAAtaa
- the PNKD gene encoding probable hydrolase PNKD isoform X2 gives MAAARGGLRGLLLAARASACPAKAWGRPDARGTRLFGQSCPRPAGQGGRQEPGSGGLPEGVEYIPTRKKGKNPMKPVGVAWYSLYARTRLGYLFYQRQVKKARERYPHGHSVPQPYCLPGVKILPIPVLSNNYSYLVIDTGSSQAAVIDPSDPLAVQAAIEEEGVMLEAIFCTHKHWDHSGGNEALCQKHSSCRVYGSALDAIPQLTNPLADREKVTVGCLTFEALATPGHTVGHMVYVLDGGPFGSPPCLFSGDLLFLAGCGRPFEGSPETMLASLDVAMGLGEDTLLWPGHEYALECLTFATLLELDNSALEEKLQWAVQQRQEKRSTCPSTLGEEQSYNPFLRTHRPELQEALGLWQGGGEDPDAFRARVLREVRRRKDLYQAT, from the exons GACTCCTGCTGGCAGCAAGAGCTTCGGCGTGTCCTGCCAAGGCCTGGGGGCGGCCGGACGCCCGGGGCACacggctctttgggcagagctGCCCCCGGCCAGCCGGACAAGGCGGCAGGCAGGAGCCCGGCAGCGGGGGGCTCCCCGAGGGCGTGGAGTACATCCCCACACGCAAGAAGGGCAAGAACCCCATGAAGCCGGTGGGGGTGGCCTG GTACAGCCTGTACGCCCGCACACGCCTGGGCTACCTCTTCTACCAGCGGCAGGTGAAGAAGGCCCGGGAGCGGTACCCGCACGGCCACTCCGTGCCCCAGCCCTACTGCCTCCCTG GGGTGAAAATCCTGCCCATTCCCGTACTCTCCAACAACTACAGCTACCTGGTCATCGACACTGGCTCCAGCCAAGCGGCTGTCATCGACCCCTCTGACCCGCTGGCTGTGCAG gctgccatTGAAGAAGAGGGGGTGATGCTGGAGGCCATATTCTGCACACACAAACACTG GGACCACAGCGGAGGGAACGAGGCTCTGTGCCAgaagcacagctcctgcagggtgTATGGCAGCGCCCTCGACGCCATCCCACAGCTCACCAA CCCGCTTGCAGACAGGGAGAAGGTGACCGTGGGCTGCCTGACCTTTGAGGCGCTCGCCACGCCGGGCCACACCGTGGGCCACATGGTCTACGTGCTGGACGGGGGCCCCTTCGGCAGCCCCCCCTGCCTCTTCTCCGGGGACCTCCTCTTCCTCGCTGGCTGTG GCAGGCCGTTTGAGGGCTCCCCTGAGACCATGCTCGCCTCCCTGGACGTGGCCATGGGCTTGGGCGAGGACACGCTGCTGTGGCCAG GCCACGAATACGCACTGGAGTGCCTGACCTTCGCcaccctcctggagctggacAATTCCGCGCTGGAGGAGAAGCTGCAGTGGGCAGTGCAGCAGCGCCAGGAGAAGAGGAGCACG TGCCCCTCCACGCTGGGGGAAGAGCAGAGCTACAACCCCTTCCTGCGGACGCACCGGccggagctgcaggaggcactgggacTGTGGCAGGGCGGCGGGGAGGACCCCGACGCCTTCCGTGCCCGTGTCCTCAGGGAGGTGCGGAGGCGCAAGGACCTCTACCAGGCCACCTAG
- the TMBIM1 gene encoding protein lifeguard 3 produces the protein MSNPSAPPLYDDKNPLYPPAPGGYPQPPHYAGGYPQPGGYPAGAGYGQPGGYPASGGYPHPGMAMPSMPMRFGDSGLGDGSPFQSVDWDDRKVRHAFIRKVYAIISLQLLVTVGIISVFTFVHPVRSFVQRNVAIYYASYAVFLVTYLVLACCQGPRRRFPWNIILLSIFTLAMGLMTGTIASMYETKAVLIAMIITAIVAIVVTIFCFQTKVDFTSCPGLFCVLGIVVMVTGIITAIVLSFKYVPWLHMLYAAIGAIAFTLFLAYDTQLVLGNRKNTLSPEEYVYGALTIYTDIIYIFTFILQIVGRD, from the exons ATGTCGAATCCCAGCGCACCCCCGCTCTACGATGACAAGAACCCCCTGTACCCCCCGGCCCCCGGGGGgtacccccagcccccccactACGCAGGGGGGTACCCGCAGCCTGGGGGATACCCTGCAGGGGCGGGGTACGGGCAGCCCGGGGGGTATCCAGCCTCAGGGGGGTACCCTCACCCGGGCATGGCCATGCCCAGCATGCCTATGCGGTTTG GTGACAGTGGCCTTGGGGATGGCTCTCCCTTCCAATCCGTTGACTGGGACGACAGGAAAGTCCGGCACGCCTTCATCCGCAAG GTCTATGCCATcatctccctgcagctcctggtgacGGTGGGAATCATCTCTGTGTTTACCTTTGT ccacCCTGTCCGCTCCTTTGTCCAGAGGAATGTTGCCATCTACTACGCCTCATA TGCTGTGTTCCTGGTGACCTACCTGGTGCTGGCCTGCTGCCAGGGTCCCCG GAGACGCTTCCCCTGGAATATTATCCTGCTGAGCATCTTT ACGCTGGCCATGGGGCTGATGACAGGCACGATTGCCAG CATGTACGAGACGAAAGCTGTCCTGATTGCCATGATCATCACTGCCATTGTGGCCATCGTTGTGACCATCTTCTGCTTCCAGACCAAG GTGGATTTTACGTCGTGTCCGGGGCTGTTCTGCGTGCTGGGCATCGTGGTCATGGTGACCGGGATCATCACTGCCATCGTCCTCTCCTTCAAATAC GTGCCCTGGCTCCACATGCTCTACGCAGCCATCGGCGCCATCGCATTCACACTG TTCCTTGCCTATGACACCCAACTCGTGCTGGGAAACAGGAAGAACACACTGAGCCCCGAGGAGTATGTCTACGGTGCCCTCACCATCTACACTGACATCATCTACATCTTCACCTTCATCCTGCAGATAGTGGGCCGGGATTAG